Proteins encoded within one genomic window of uncultured Fusobacterium sp.:
- a CDS encoding cyclic nucleotide-binding domain-containing protein, whose product MKEIITIDETLKKKIAVFGALTRDEITELLGYMERREYQAGEKIFLQNSSPENIYIVETGEVDFIYNGKKENYLLKKYTVGDCFGEIALLGIISNFGDCIAKDKISLLQLSKFSFHKLSKENNKLFTKLLFNITREICRYNYNLTNNFIEKLEKNIV is encoded by the coding sequence ATGAAAGAGATAATAACAATAGATGAAACTTTAAAGAAGAAAATAGCAGTATTTGGAGCTCTTACTAGAGATGAGATAACAGAACTATTAGGTTATATGGAAAGAAGAGAGTATCAAGCAGGAGAGAAGATATTTTTACAAAACTCTTCACCAGAAAATATTTATATAGTAGAAACTGGAGAGGTAGATTTTATTTATAATGGAAAGAAAGAGAATTATCTATTAAAAAAATATACAGTTGGAGATTGTTTTGGAGAGATAGCTCTTTTGGGGATAATTTCAAATTTTGGAGATTGTATAGCCAAAGATAAAATCTCTTTATTACAGTTATCAAAATTTTCTTTTCATAAACTTTCTAAAGAAAATAATAAACTTTTTACTAAATTATTATTTAATATAACAAGGGAGATTTGTAGATACAATTATAATTTAACAAATAATTTTATTGAAAAATTAGAAAAAAATATTGTATAA
- a CDS encoding L,D-transpeptidase family protein, whose product MKYFKILFYQFFIGTILFAFSGQEEWSTMNIYDNKIPENIAVNEKYQKGHPEVLDYVFIRSRTAHLRDFPSTKGKIIGKYGYDTKLKALKKVLYYGNIWFYVEDSNGKTGYISANLVRKRVFRFQKALDKINELENFIAEERKLGREIASTNSYIPNPNNQNFKREKDKYGTSLDQSSVGYSAITGEEIYIPDRSILSIIEKGKTTSRVKVASIPEEIILNNSSISRNPKVANTFSKVISIDISNQNMIVFEKNSDNVWEVISYVYSKTGIESKLGFETPKGFFIAPMAKYIMPYNSETGDKEGYARYAIRFSGGGYLHGTPINYDEEINKEFFMKQKERTLGTFTGTRKCIRTTEEHAKFLFDWIVKKPNNKYNEQKPSENVMFIIF is encoded by the coding sequence ATGAAATATTTTAAAATTTTATTTTATCAATTTTTTATTGGAACTATTCTTTTTGCTTTTTCTGGACAGGAAGAATGGTCTACAATGAATATATATGACAATAAAATTCCTGAAAACATAGCAGTAAATGAAAAGTATCAAAAAGGACATCCTGAAGTACTTGATTATGTTTTTATAAGATCTAGAACAGCACATCTTAGAGATTTTCCATCTACAAAAGGAAAAATTATAGGTAAATATGGTTATGATACTAAATTAAAAGCTTTAAAAAAAGTTTTATATTATGGTAATATTTGGTTTTATGTTGAAGATTCTAATGGAAAAACTGGTTATATCTCTGCTAATCTTGTAAGAAAAAGAGTTTTCAGATTTCAAAAAGCTTTAGATAAAATAAATGAGCTTGAAAATTTTATTGCTGAAGAGAGAAAATTAGGAAGAGAGATAGCTAGTACTAACTCTTATATTCCCAATCCAAACAACCAAAACTTTAAAAGAGAAAAGGATAAGTATGGGACATCTCTAGATCAAAGTAGTGTAGGTTATTCTGCTATTACTGGAGAAGAGATTTATATTCCAGATAGATCTATTTTATCTATTATTGAAAAGGGGAAAACTACTTCAAGAGTTAAAGTTGCAAGTATTCCAGAAGAGATTATTTTAAACAATTCTTCTATCTCAAGAAATCCTAAAGTTGCTAATACTTTCTCTAAAGTTATAAGCATTGATATTTCTAACCAAAATATGATAGTTTTTGAAAAAAATAGTGATAATGTATGGGAAGTTATCTCTTATGTATATAGTAAAACTGGAATAGAAAGTAAATTAGGTTTTGAAACACCAAAAGGATTTTTTATTGCACCTATGGCTAAATATATAATGCCATATAATAGTGAAACTGGAGATAAAGAAGGATATGCTAGATATGCTATTAGATTCTCTGGTGGAGGTTATCTGCATGGAACTCCTATAAACTATGATGAAGAGATTAACAAAGAGTTTTTTATGAAACAAAAAGAAAGAACTCTTGGAACTTTTACAGGAACAAGAAAATGTATTAGAACTACAGAGGAACATGCTAAATTTTTATTTGATTGGATAGTTAAAAAACCAAATAATAAATATAACGAGCAAAAACCTAGTGAAAATGTTATGTTTATAATTTTTTAA
- a CDS encoding OmpA family protein, with product MKKFLLSLGLITILLSGCTSSEGTIKEISIIESEPQYILEDIKTEKKPLEDIIVFNEKGVIIKKENGNLILSMPEEILFDFDSYSVKNSVKDSLDGLAKALTEHGDIKLKIDGHTDYIGSDQYNFNLSLKRANSIKNYLVSKGVLSKNISVEGYGKQNPIASNKTEIGRAKNRRVEFIISRDEVNF from the coding sequence ATGAAAAAATTTCTACTTAGTTTAGGACTTATAACAATCTTACTCTCAGGATGTACTTCTAGTGAAGGTACTATCAAGGAGATTTCTATCATTGAAAGTGAACCACAATATATTTTAGAAGATATTAAAACAGAGAAAAAACCTCTTGAAGATATTATTGTTTTCAATGAAAAAGGAGTAATTATAAAAAAAGAGAATGGTAATCTAATCCTTTCTATGCCAGAGGAAATCCTTTTTGATTTTGATAGTTATTCTGTTAAAAATAGTGTAAAAGACAGCCTTGATGGCTTAGCCAAAGCTCTTACAGAGCACGGAGATATAAAATTAAAAATAGATGGACATACTGATTATATTGGAAGTGATCAATATAATTTTAATCTATCTTTAAAAAGAGCTAACTCTATTAAAAACTATCTTGTATCTAAAGGAGTTCTTTCTAAGAATATATCAGTTGAAGGATATGGAAAACAAAATCCTATCGCCTCTAATAAAACTGAAATAGGAAGAGCAAAAAATAGAAGGGTAGAATTTATTATTTCTAGAGATGAGGTAAATTTCTAG
- a CDS encoding methylated-DNA--[protein]-cysteine S-methyltransferase translates to MRYYLKYNSPLGELYLIEEENFLVEINFYSAPKDTIEKETSFLIKCRNELAEYFNKERKEFTIPIKLKGTDFQKKVWNSLLKISFGETRSYKDIAIDIGNSKASRAVGMANNRNPLPIIVPCHRVIGSNKKLVGYGGGLDKKIFLLELEKEGTVVI, encoded by the coding sequence GTGAGATACTATTTAAAATATAACTCTCCTCTCGGAGAGTTATATTTAATTGAAGAAGAAAATTTTCTTGTTGAAATAAATTTTTATAGTGCCCCTAAAGATACAATTGAAAAAGAAACTTCTTTTTTAATAAAATGTAGAAATGAGTTAGCTGAATATTTTAATAAAGAGAGAAAGGAGTTTACTATTCCTATAAAACTAAAGGGAACAGATTTTCAAAAAAAAGTTTGGAACTCTCTTTTAAAAATTTCCTTTGGAGAAACTAGAAGTTATAAAGATATTGCAATAGATATAGGAAATTCTAAAGCTTCTCGTGCTGTTGGAATGGCAAATAATAGAAATCCACTACCTATAATTGTTCCATGCCATAGGGTTATTGGCTCAAATAAAAAATTAGTAGGATATGGTGGAGGATTGGATAAAAAAATTTTTTTATTAGAACTTGAAAAAGAGGGAACTGTTGTAATCTAA
- a CDS encoding aminopeptidase, producing the protein MEKAIEKYVELVIKKGINLQKGQILVINSPVETFEFTRELTAKAYEVGASEVVVNWFDEISLKYKYLYGEDKIFDIFPEWQKEFYEYYRKKGAAFLSIYSTDPDVLKEVDKNRVARYEKAKGIALKEYRDNIMENSNQWSVVSIPTKAWARRVFPELKEEFAINEMWKLILHIVRADKEDPILEWENHLNILKNRMDYLNSKKFEKLIYKNSLGTNLEIGLPEGHRWISGGENSKEGVYFVANIPTEEIFTMPHREKVNGVVVSTKPLIYGGSTIKDFTLKFVDGKIVEYSAKVGEEILGKLLDIDENSRYLGEVALVEFKSPISQSKKIFYNNLYDENASCHLALGAAYPVCLEKSEGLGEEELLEKGMNISMIHEDFMIGSEDMEIIGVDKNGEETLLMKDGNFVFTI; encoded by the coding sequence ATGGAAAAGGCAATTGAAAAGTATGTAGAATTAGTTATTAAAAAAGGAATTAATTTACAAAAAGGACAGATATTAGTGATAAACTCTCCAGTAGAAACATTTGAGTTTACTAGAGAACTTACAGCCAAAGCCTATGAAGTAGGAGCGAGTGAAGTAGTAGTCAATTGGTTTGATGAAATCTCTTTAAAATATAAATATCTCTATGGGGAAGATAAGATTTTTGACATATTCCCTGAATGGCAAAAGGAATTTTATGAATATTATAGAAAAAAAGGGGCTGCTTTTTTAAGTATATATTCAACTGATCCAGATGTTTTAAAAGAAGTTGATAAAAATAGAGTAGCAAGATATGAAAAAGCTAAAGGAATTGCTTTAAAAGAATATAGAGATAATATAATGGAAAATAGTAATCAATGGTCAGTAGTTTCAATTCCAACAAAAGCTTGGGCGAGAAGAGTTTTTCCAGAGTTAAAAGAGGAATTTGCGATAAATGAGATGTGGAAACTTATATTACATATAGTAAGAGCTGATAAAGAGGATCCAATATTAGAGTGGGAAAACCATCTAAATATATTAAAAAATAGAATGGACTACTTAAATAGTAAAAAATTTGAGAAATTAATATATAAGAACTCTCTAGGAACAAACTTAGAAATAGGATTACCTGAAGGACATAGATGGATAAGTGGAGGAGAAAACTCCAAAGAGGGAGTATATTTTGTGGCTAATATACCAACTGAAGAGATTTTTACAATGCCACATAGAGAAAAAGTTAATGGAGTAGTAGTTAGTACTAAACCATTAATCTATGGTGGAAGCACAATAAAAGATTTTACTTTAAAATTTGTAGATGGAAAAATTGTAGAGTATTCTGCTAAAGTAGGTGAAGAGATACTAGGAAAATTATTGGATATAGATGAAAATTCAAGATATTTAGGAGAGGTTGCTTTAGTTGAGTTTAAATCTCCAATATCACAATCTAAGAAAATTTTCTACAACAATTTATATGATGAGAATGCTTCTTGTCATTTAGCTTTAGGAGCAGCTTATCCTGTTTGTTTAGAAAAGAGTGAAGGATTAGGAGAAGAGGAATTATTAGAAAAAGGAATGAATATTTCAATGATTCACGAAGATTTTATGATAGGTAGTGAAGATATGGAGATAATAGGTGTAGATAAAAATGGAGAGGAAACTCTTCTTATGAAAGATGGTAATTTTGTCTTTACTATTTAA
- a CDS encoding alpha/beta hydrolase, producing the protein MNFRVVLIHGFHQSYRDMIPLQEHLELLGYRVENLNFPLTFPDIKFSQEMLKEFLLDLKYSGLSEKEEIVLVGYDLGGKLIERTLRDEKVKGIVDKVILIAAPLKDSVVHRRLKRVFPLLDNIFKPLRVLKKKSTFKLDDNIEVGVIIGTEPCGIFSRWLGEFSDGIVNYKECLYPDAKATLKLPLVHSEIHKRIGTAKYVNNFISKGVFRTE; encoded by the coding sequence ATGAATTTTAGAGTTGTATTAATACATGGGTTTCATCAAAGTTATAGAGATATGATACCTCTTCAAGAACACCTAGAACTATTAGGTTATAGAGTTGAAAATCTTAATTTTCCTTTAACATTTCCTGATATAAAATTTTCTCAAGAGATGTTAAAAGAGTTTTTATTAGATTTAAAATATAGTGGATTAAGTGAGAAAGAGGAGATTGTTTTAGTAGGTTATGATTTAGGTGGAAAACTTATAGAAAGAACTTTAAGAGATGAAAAGGTAAAAGGGATTGTAGACAAAGTTATTTTAATTGCTGCACCATTAAAAGATTCTGTTGTTCATAGAAGATTGAAAAGAGTATTTCCACTTTTGGATAATATTTTTAAACCTCTTAGAGTTTTAAAGAAAAAAAGTACATTTAAGTTAGATGATAACATAGAGGTTGGAGTGATTATTGGAACAGAACCTTGTGGTATATTTTCTAGATGGTTAGGAGAATTTAGTGATGGAATAGTAAATTATAAAGAGTGTCTCTACCCAGATGCAAAAGCTACTTTAAAGTTACCTCTTGTTCATAGTGAGATTCACAAAAGAATAGGAACTGCTAAGTATGTAAATAACTTTATATCTAAAGGAGTATTTAGGACAGAATAA
- a CDS encoding M16 family metallopeptidase — protein MKFTKKILLFIFIFIFSVISFATNLKNSDNLISGKLENGIHYYIYKNSKPENKAMLNLVVKTGSLMEEDNEQGIAHFMEHMAFNGTTKFEKNELIKYLQSIGLSFGGDLNAYTSFDRTVYKLLVPTTSKELEDGIEVLREWASEATLNPQEIESEKKVVIEEWRLRQGLAQRLGDVQKKALFEGSRYYDRFPIGLPEIINGANEDLVKGFYKKWYQPENISIVAVGDFDTNRVEEYIHKYFNYSSSEKGKTPKEYELKSLKNKYITFSDDEIRYNTFTITKILDRDIVKDETSMKNYIIDQLLFSILNSRLSNLQKNDNTPLLQSLVYKYDISNSKDIFTAATVIKNDRLEEGINLFNNFLLTSSKNGITEYELTLEKENLLNNYKDILNNKESIPHETYADALVEYVMSKEVFLDVDTEFKLYSKLLDSINIKDLNKRLRKIVKENSLYFLTTSTSQGKLDNLKLETLIKESQKNKKDFDFSIKPVELPILNLSQGAFTKIDENHYLLSNGIEVFVKQTDFDKDKIYFKLFKKEGSSNNNYSEFINSLVAPSVIEQSGVGNLTSKDIETFMKGKNFSITSYIEDYEQGFLITSDKKNFETALNYLNYLVYEPKVDKIILQNTLEELKESIDSKNNSPKSIYNDEIHRVYSGNHPRRNPLNYEDLKLINGEEILKEYKSKFDNFSNFKLIIVGSIDKNELEKSLKTYIASLPSDMDNSQVQPLNLNIPKGIVKKDIVKGVDKKATVTLIFPYNSTYGYREKTLYNGFSQILDIALIENIREKIGGVYSISSRVNLSPNNYGEDNLIISYSCDTLRIDEIKQAIFKTLEELLYKNIDSKKINSVVKNYELSYNTEVKENSFWFSYLYQKITIKDYKISTPKEFKELMTEENLWDVNRKGINLKNYIDITLIPEKEEL, from the coding sequence ATGAAATTTACTAAAAAAATTCTACTATTTATATTTATTTTCATTTTTTCAGTTATATCATTTGCTACTAATTTAAAAAATAGTGATAATTTAATATCTGGAAAATTAGAAAATGGAATACACTATTATATCTATAAAAATAGTAAACCTGAAAATAAAGCTATGTTAAATCTTGTAGTTAAAACAGGTTCTTTAATGGAGGAAGATAATGAACAGGGAATAGCTCATTTTATGGAGCATATGGCATTTAATGGAACTACTAAATTTGAAAAAAATGAGTTAATTAAATACCTTCAATCAATTGGTCTTAGCTTTGGTGGAGATCTAAATGCTTATACTTCTTTTGATAGAACTGTGTACAAACTTCTAGTTCCAACAACTTCTAAAGAGTTAGAAGATGGTATTGAAGTTTTAAGAGAGTGGGCAAGTGAAGCCACTTTAAATCCACAGGAAATTGAAAGTGAAAAAAAAGTTGTTATAGAAGAATGGAGATTGAGACAGGGACTAGCTCAACGTTTAGGAGATGTACAAAAAAAAGCCTTATTTGAAGGTTCTAGATATTACGATAGATTTCCTATTGGTTTACCTGAAATAATAAATGGTGCTAATGAAGATTTAGTCAAAGGTTTTTATAAAAAATGGTATCAACCTGAAAATATCTCTATTGTAGCTGTAGGTGATTTTGATACAAATAGAGTTGAAGAGTATATCCATAAGTATTTTAATTATTCTAGTTCTGAAAAAGGAAAAACTCCTAAAGAGTATGAATTAAAATCTTTAAAAAATAAATATATAACTTTTTCTGATGATGAGATAAGATATAATACTTTTACTATTACTAAAATTTTAGATAGAGATATTGTAAAAGATGAAACTTCAATGAAAAATTATATAATTGATCAATTACTTTTTAGTATTTTAAATAGTAGGTTAAGTAATTTACAAAAAAATGATAATACTCCACTACTTCAATCTCTTGTTTATAAATATGATATTAGTAATTCAAAAGATATTTTTACTGCTGCTACTGTAATAAAAAATGATAGATTAGAAGAGGGAATAAACTTATTTAATAACTTTTTACTGACTTCTAGTAAAAATGGTATTACTGAATATGAACTAACTTTAGAAAAAGAAAATCTTTTAAATAACTATAAAGATATTTTAAACAATAAAGAAAGTATTCCACATGAAACTTATGCAGATGCTCTTGTAGAATATGTAATGTCTAAAGAAGTCTTTTTAGATGTAGATACTGAATTTAAACTTTATTCTAAACTTTTAGATTCTATTAACATTAAAGATCTAAATAAAAGATTAAGAAAAATAGTTAAGGAAAACTCCCTTTACTTTTTGACAACAAGTACATCTCAAGGAAAATTAGATAATTTAAAATTAGAAACTCTTATTAAAGAAAGTCAAAAAAATAAAAAAGATTTTGATTTTTCAATAAAACCTGTGGAACTTCCTATTTTAAACCTTTCTCAGGGAGCTTTTACAAAAATAGATGAAAATCATTATCTACTTTCTAATGGAATAGAAGTTTTTGTTAAACAAACTGATTTTGACAAAGATAAAATATATTTTAAACTATTTAAAAAAGAGGGAAGTTCTAACAATAATTATTCTGAATTTATTAACTCTTTAGTTGCTCCATCTGTAATTGAACAATCAGGGGTTGGAAATTTAACTTCTAAAGATATTGAAACTTTTATGAAAGGAAAAAATTTTTCAATTACCTCTTATATTGAAGATTATGAGCAAGGATTTTTAATAACTAGTGATAAGAAAAACTTTGAAACTGCTTTAAACTATCTAAATTATTTAGTGTATGAGCCAAAAGTTGATAAAATAATTTTACAAAATACTCTTGAAGAGTTAAAAGAAAGTATTGATAGTAAAAATAACTCTCCAAAATCTATATATAATGATGAAATCCACAGAGTATATAGTGGAAATCATCCAAGAAGAAATCCATTAAACTATGAGGATCTTAAACTAATTAATGGAGAAGAGATTTTAAAAGAATATAAAAGCAAATTTGACAATTTTTCTAATTTTAAACTTATAATTGTAGGTTCTATTGATAAAAATGAATTAGAAAAAAGTTTAAAAACATATATAGCGTCTCTTCCTAGTGATATGGATAACTCACAAGTACAACCTTTAAATCTTAATATACCTAAAGGAATAGTAAAAAAAGATATTGTTAAAGGAGTGGATAAAAAGGCTACTGTTACACTTATCTTCCCTTATAATAGTACTTATGGATATAGAGAAAAAACTCTTTATAATGGATTTTCTCAAATACTTGATATAGCTCTTATTGAAAATATTAGAGAGAAAATAGGTGGAGTTTATTCTATATCTTCCAGAGTAAATTTATCTCCTAATAACTATGGTGAAGATAACTTAATTATCTCCTATAGTTGTGATACTTTAAGGATAGATGAGATAAAACAAGCTATTTTTAAAACTTTAGAAGAACTTTTATATAAAAATATTGATAGTAAAAAAATTAATAGTGTTGTAAAAAACTATGAATTATCGTATAATACAGAAGTAAAAGAAAATAGTTTTTGGTTTAGTTACCTATATCAAAAAATTACTATTAAAGATTACAAAATTTCTACTCCTAAAGAGTTTAAAGAGTTGATGACTGAAGAAAATCTTTGGGATGTTAATAGAAAAGGAATTAATCTTAAAAACTATATTGACATTACTTTAATTCCTGAAAAAGAGGAATTATAA
- a CDS encoding DUF1904 domain-containing protein — MPHLKIRGMAKQPIIENSKELIDGLTEIVKCDRNWFTIEHIDTEYIFDGKIVEGYTFVELFWFERTPEVKKQVADFITKFIKKINGNKDCCVIFFPLQGENYCDNGEFF, encoded by the coding sequence ATGCCACATTTAAAAATTAGAGGTATGGCTAAACAACCAATTATTGAAAATAGTAAGGAACTTATAGATGGACTTACTGAAATAGTAAAATGTGATAGAAACTGGTTTACTATCGAGCACATTGATACTGAATACATATTTGATGGAAAAATTGTAGAAGGTTATACTTTTGTTGAACTTTTCTGGTTTGAAAGAACTCCAGAAGTAAAAAAACAAGTTGCTGATTTTATAACTAAGTTTATTAAAAAAATCAATGGAAACAAAGATTGTTGTGTAATTTTCTTCCCTCTTCAAGGAGAAAATTATTGTGACAACGGAGAATTTTTCTAA
- a CDS encoding aspartate ammonia-lyase yields the protein MEKYRLESDSIGTLEVPAGAYYGVQSLRGKNNFHITGYGLSDTFITALAYVKKATSRANYEAGVISKEVEEAMIQAADEIIAGKFRDQFITDVIQGGAGTSMNMNMNEVIANRANEILGGELGKYDRCHPNDHVNYGQSTNDVVPTAGKLTVQLLIKDLLTDLQYLYDTLQAKGNEFDHVIKMGRTHLQDAVPIRLGQEFRAFSQPVLRDIKRISSAVEELTYVNMGATAVGTGINADVEYVKNVVRILSEVTGFDFKQSCDLVDGTRNLDSFVWLSSALKTCAVNLSKTANDIRLMASGPKAGLAEIGLPQQQPGSSIMPGKVNPVIPEVLNQVCFQIFGNDITITKAAEAGQLELNVFEPVLFFNLFQSIEILKNGIMTFIENCLKGITAQEENCKYWVDRSVGIITALNPHIGYKNAAEIAKESIKTGVPVAQIVLQRGLLSKEDLDIILNPFEMTKPGIPGKEILKRK from the coding sequence ATGGAAAAATATAGATTAGAAAGCGACTCAATAGGAACATTAGAAGTACCTGCAGGAGCTTATTATGGAGTACAATCATTAAGAGGAAAAAATAACTTTCATATTACAGGATATGGTTTAAGTGATACATTTATTACAGCATTAGCTTATGTAAAAAAAGCAACTTCAAGAGCTAACTATGAAGCTGGAGTAATTTCTAAAGAAGTAGAAGAGGCTATGATACAAGCTGCTGATGAGATAATTGCAGGAAAATTTAGAGATCAATTTATAACTGACGTTATTCAAGGTGGAGCTGGAACTTCAATGAATATGAATATGAATGAAGTTATAGCTAATAGAGCAAATGAAATTTTAGGAGGAGAATTAGGAAAGTATGACAGATGTCATCCTAATGATCACGTTAACTATGGACAATCTACAAATGACGTAGTACCAACAGCAGGAAAATTAACTGTACAACTATTAATAAAAGATTTATTAACAGATTTACAATATCTATATGATACATTACAAGCTAAAGGAAATGAATTTGACCATGTTATAAAAATGGGAAGAACACATCTTCAAGATGCTGTACCTATTAGACTTGGACAAGAGTTTAGAGCTTTCTCTCAACCAGTACTTAGAGATATAAAAAGAATCTCTTCAGCTGTTGAAGAACTTACTTATGTTAATATGGGAGCTACTGCTGTAGGAACTGGAATTAATGCCGATGTTGAATATGTTAAAAATGTTGTAAGAATCTTATCTGAAGTTACAGGATTTGATTTTAAACAATCTTGTGATTTAGTAGATGGAACAAGAAATTTAGATAGTTTTGTATGGTTATCATCAGCTTTAAAAACTTGTGCAGTAAACTTATCAAAAACAGCTAATGATATAAGACTTATGGCTTCTGGACCAAAAGCAGGACTTGCTGAAATAGGACTTCCTCAACAACAACCAGGTTCATCAATTATGCCAGGAAAAGTAAATCCAGTAATACCAGAAGTATTAAACCAAGTATGTTTCCAAATATTTGGAAATGATATAACAATAACAAAGGCAGCAGAAGCTGGACAATTAGAGTTAAATGTATTTGAACCAGTTCTTTTCTTTAACCTATTCCAATCTATTGAAATTTTAAAGAATGGTATCATGACATTTATAGAAAACTGTTTAAAAGGAATTACAGCTCAAGAAGAAAACTGTAAATATTGGGTAGATAGAAGTGTTGGAATAATAACAGCATTAAATCCACATATTGGATATAAAAATGCTGCTGAAATAGCTAAAGAATCTATAAAAACAGGAGTACCAGTAGCTCAAATAGTTCTACAAAGAGGATTACTATCTAAAGAAGATTTAGATATAATTTTAAATCCATTTGAAATGACTAAACCTGGAATACCTGGAAAAGAAATATTAAAAAGAAAATAA
- a CDS encoding alpha-hydroxy-acid oxidizing protein, giving the protein MDMNVLKETAREKMKGFCNLCRVCDGVWCAGKVPGMGGTGSGASFKINFEKLKEIKLVLRTIHEATEPKLNINIFGKELETPMLGAPITGTKFNMGGGVTEEEYCEDVIQGCLEAGSIGMIGDTGDPTCYEYGLKAIKKAGGLGIAIIKPRSNDEIIKRIRMAEEAGAVAVGVDLDGAGLVTMKLFGQPVGPKSLKDLKELVSSTKLPFIAKGIMSVDEALACVEAGVDTIVVSNHGGRVLDYCQASCDVLEEIVKAVGDKINVLVDGSVREGADVLKYLALGAKGVLVGRPLIWGSVGGRKEGVVTIMNTLKNQLTQAMILTGSEDVKNISRKIIVK; this is encoded by the coding sequence ATGGATATGAATGTTTTAAAAGAGACAGCAAGAGAAAAAATGAAAGGATTTTGTAATCTTTGTAGAGTATGTGATGGTGTATGGTGTGCAGGAAAAGTTCCAGGAATGGGAGGAACAGGAAGTGGTGCATCATTTAAAATAAATTTTGAAAAATTAAAAGAGATTAAATTAGTTCTTAGAACAATACATGAGGCTACTGAACCAAAATTAAATATAAATATATTTGGAAAAGAATTAGAAACTCCTATGTTAGGAGCTCCAATAACTGGAACAAAGTTTAATATGGGAGGAGGAGTTACTGAAGAGGAATACTGTGAGGATGTAATTCAAGGTTGTTTAGAGGCTGGAAGTATAGGAATGATAGGAGATACTGGAGATCCTACTTGTTATGAATATGGACTTAAAGCTATAAAAAAAGCTGGAGGTTTAGGAATAGCTATTATTAAACCTAGAAGTAATGATGAGATAATAAAAAGAATAAGAATGGCAGAGGAAGCTGGAGCAGTAGCTGTGGGAGTCGATTTAGATGGAGCTGGACTTGTAACAATGAAATTATTTGGACAACCAGTAGGACCTAAATCATTAAAAGATTTAAAAGAATTAGTAAGTTCTACTAAATTACCTTTTATAGCAAAAGGAATTATGAGTGTAGATGAAGCTTTAGCATGTGTAGAAGCAGGAGTAGATACAATAGTTGTTTCTAATCATGGAGGAAGAGTATTAGATTATTGTCAAGCTAGTTGTGATGTATTAGAAGAAATTGTTAAAGCTGTTGGGGATAAGATAAATGTATTAGTAGATGGTTCTGTTAGAGAGGGAGCAGATGTACTTAAATATTTAGCTTTAGGAGCAAAAGGAGTTTTAGTGGGAAGACCTCTTATTTGGGGTTCAGTAGGAGGTAGAAAAGAGGGAGTAGTAACAATTATGAATACTTTAAAAAATCAACTTACTCAAGCTATGATCCTAACAGGAAGTGAAGATGTAAAAAATATTTCAAGAAAAATAATTGTAAAATAG
- a CDS encoding HPr family phosphocarrier protein: protein MTSKTVEITNETGLHTRPGNEFVSLAKTFSSQIEVENEAGKRVKGTSLLKLLSLGIKKGTKVTVYAEGADEAEAVEKLGDLLANLKD from the coding sequence ATGACAAGTAAAACTGTTGAAATCACAAATGAAACTGGATTACATACTAGACCAGGAAATGAGTTTGTAAGCTTAGCTAAAACTTTTTCTTCTCAAATAGAAGTTGAAAATGAAGCTGGAAAAAGAGTAAAGGGAACTTCTCTTTTAAAATTACTTTCATTAGGAATTAAAAAAGGAACTAAAGTAACTGTATATGCTGAAGGAGCCGATGAAGCTGAGGCAGTTGAAAAATTAGGAGACCTTCTAGCAAACTTAAAGGACTAA